Proteins from one Mytilus galloprovincialis chromosome 11, xbMytGall1.hap1.1, whole genome shotgun sequence genomic window:
- the LOC143051991 gene encoding uncharacterized protein LOC143051991: MTNTNYDKAISLLQERYGQTHKIVQTYMQALLNLQAPINTITSLRNYYDKTETYVRGLESLGQTDDTYGSLLVPVILNKLPAEIRQHLAREHRSTNWTLHDLRKALLEELNIMEAGKLPEKVESPLATATFLTNAKSRTKSSFNKNERSYSDKKINTKQCAFCHEIGHTPVNCTKVTTANARMNIVKSERLCFNCLGHHKLADCKSKSNCRNCNKRHHTSICSKDEKSEESSKPPANETENTVLHSSLTQRTTNVLLKTAVATVSWRKQSTEANILLDEGAQRSFITETLAEKLDLVSSGNEVVHLSGFGEQNRQVRHMKSATVHIQTDEGENIPLNVLIIPEIAMPLQIHVKSVTNMRHLRGLKLAHPVSDDDMFEIEILIGADYYWSIVGDDIIRGEGPTAVESRLGYLLSGPIMTSTCTTSRSSILNVIVSHKTEELNLEKFWEIESLGVEDKTANTENDEFQKMYEETAISYNNNRYIAKLPWKAEHPSLPTNKAVAFRRTESVIKRLRKEPKLLLKYGEIIDEQERRGFIERVDNKEIKQNIKLHYIPHHPVKKDSITTPIRIVYDCSCKQTPDSASLNDCLLNVPPKLNEVTAILLKFRLNKYAVSTDIEKAFLNVGLDIEDRDVTRFFWLSKPTDPNSDLTTYRFKSVLFGATCSPFILNAVLSKHLNNHPFDFTEKLTKDLYVDNIVSSFESEEELLKYFKLVRSLFADGGFNLRSWASNSQLLQVLARTENVMDKDQLIKILGLRWDTTSDTLGFVTPNLDISELITKREVLRQSSRIYDPLGILSPITVRSKMLMQNIWEKNFNWDELLPDSTITEWVNIRQDIQKATKTVIPRHYSDESSDTNNDNVIHVFTDYSMKAYGACAYIVANGKSSLIMAKNRVAPLKQLTIPRLELMAAVIGSRLLAHFRNTLQITRAVLWSDSQIVLTWLSSKKTLKPFISNRVKEITELTEELTWRYCPSESNPADLLSRGITIDKFKDNRLWMHGPDWLTVEDNWPEWHTDEAIILSTIAQQEVVVDTVQATQNKFSIHMIQGIGNVIDLNRFNSFKKLLRITAYLRRFITNCGTRAIQTGMLNTIEIQNASITWIQYTQKKHYSEIIQDLQTGERKKHNLVKQLKLYIAKDK, translated from the coding sequence ATGACGAATACAAATTACGACAAAGCAATTTCATTACTCCAGGAAAGATACGGGCAAACTCATAAAATCGTCCAAACCTACATGCAGGCCTTACTTAATTTACAGGCTCCAATTAATACAATTACTAGTCTCCGTAACTACTATGATAAGACAGAAACGTATGTAAGAGGTCTCGAGTCACTCGGACAGACAGACGATACGTATGGGTCACTACTAGTCCCTGTAATTCTAAATAAATTACCCGCAGAGATACGTCAACATTTAGCACGAGAACACAGATCCACAAACTGGACCCTACATGATTTACGCAAAGCGCTTCTCGAAGAACTTAATATTATGGAAGCCGGAAAATTACCGGAAAAAGTAGAAAGCCCACTCGCTACCGCTACATTCTTGACCAACGCAAAATCACGTACAAAATCATCATTCAACAAGAACGAAAGGTCGTATTCggataaaaagataaacacaaagcAATGCGCATTTTGTCACGAAATCGGACACACACCCGTCAACTGCACTAAAGTCACAACCGCTAACGCGCGGATGAATATAGTCAAGAGTGAACGATTGTGTTTCAACTGCCTAGGTCACCACAAACTAGCTGATTGTAAATCAAAAAGTAACTGCCGAAATTGTAACAAACGTCATCACACTAGCATATGTAGTAAAGATGAGAAATCTGAGGAATCGAGCAAACCGCCAGCCAATGAAACCGAAAATACGGTATTACATTCGTCCCTAACACAAAGAACTACAAATGTACTGTTAAAGACAGCCGTTGCTACTGTTAGTTGGAGAAAACAAAGTACAGAAGCCAATATTTTGTTAGATGAAGGTGCGCAGAGGTCCTTCATAACAGAGACACTTGCAGAGAAGTTGGATTTAGTTTCAAGCGGAAACGAAGTAGTGCACCTTTCCGGTTTCGGAGAACAAAATAGACAAGTAAGACACATGAAATCGGCAACAGTTCATATTCAAACAGATGAAGGCGAAAATATACCACTAAATGTACTAATTATTCCTGAAATTGCAATGCCACTACAAATTCACGTGAAATCAGTTACTAACATGAGACACTTACGAGGACTAAAATTAGCACATCCTGTATCGGACGATGACATGTtcgaaattgaaatactaatcggAGCAGATTATTATTGGAGTATAGTTGGAGATGACATTATTAGAGGTGAAGGACCAACCGCCGTTGAATCCAGGCTTGGATACCTCCTATCAGGACCTATAATGACAAGTACATGTACCACAAGTAGGAGCTCTATTCTTAATGTTATCGTATCACACAAGACAGAGGAATTAAACCTAGAGAAATTCTGGGAGATTGAATCGCTTGGAGTTGAAGATAAGACCGCAAATACTGAAAACGACGAATTTCAGAAAATGTACGAAGAAACAGCAATATCTTACAATAACAACAGGTATATAGCCAAACTTCCGTGGAAAGCAGAACATCCATCGCTACCAACAAACAAAGCTGTTGCTTTCAGAAGGACTGAGAGTGTAATTAAACGTTTACGGAAGGAaccaaaattacttttaaaatatggaGAAATAATTGATGAGCAGGAAAGGCGAGGGTTCATTGAGAGAGTTGATaacaaagaaatcaaacaaaatatcaagCTGCATTACATACCACATCACCCAGTAAAGAAGGATTCAATCACGACGCCAATCAGGATCGTATATGATTGTAGTTGCAAACAGACACCAGATAGTGCTAGCTTGAATGACTGCTTACTGAATGTACCGCCTAAATTAAATGAAGTCACCGCCATATTACTCAAATTCCGCTTGAATAAGTATGCAGTATCTACAGACATCGAAAAGGCGTTTCTAAATGTTGGACTGGACATTGAGGACCGGGACgtaactaggtttttctggttgAGTAAACCAACAGATCCAAACAGCGATTTAACAACATACAGATTCAAGTCCGTACTATTTGGAGCCACATGCTCGCCATTTATATTGAACGCCGTATTATCAAAGCACTTGAATAACCATCCATTTGATTTCACGGAAAAACTTACCAAAGATTTATATGTAGATAACATTGTATCAAGCTTTGAATCAGAAGAAGAACTGTTGAAATACTTTAAACTCGTTCGTAGTTTATTTGCAGATGGAGGATTTAATTTGCGCTCATGGGCCTCGAACAGTCAACTATTACAAGTATTAGCAAGAACCGAAAACGTTATGGACAAAGATCAACTAATTAAAATCTTAGGATTACGATGGGATACAACCAGTGACACATTAGGATTCGTTACGCCTAATCTGGATATATCAGAACTAATAACAAAACGCGAAGTACTAAGACAATCATCAAGGATTTATGACCCGCTAGGAATATTAAGCCCTATAACCGTCCGCAGTAAAATGTTAATGCAAAACATATGGGAGAAAAACTTCAACTGGGACGAATTACTACCTGACTCAACGATCACAGAATGGGTGAATATTAGACAGGATATACAGAAAGCCACAAAGACAGTTATACCCCGACATTACTCTGATGAAAGTTCAGACacaaacaacgacaacgttatacATGTATTCACGGACTATAGTATGAAAGCCTACGGCGCATGCGCGTATATTGTCGCAAACGGAAAAAGTTCTTTAATAATGGCAAAGAACAGAGTAGCACCTCTGAAACAACTGACAATACCCAGATTAGAATTGATGGCTGCCGTAATTGGAAGCAGACTTTTAGCACACTTTAGGAACACTTTGCAGATAACCCGTGCAGTTTTATGGAGTGATAGCCAGATAGTTTTGACCTGGTTAAGTTCAAAGAAAACTTTAAAACCATTTATTTCAAACCGCGTTAAAGAAATTACAGAGCTAACAGAAGAGTTGACTTGGCGATACTGTCCAAGTGAGTCAAATCCGGCTGATTTACTGTCAAGAGGGATAACCATAGACAAATTCAAAGACAACCGACTTTGGATGCATGGCCCAGATTGGCTCACAGTAGAAGATAATTGGCCAGAATGGCACACAGATGAAGCAATAATTTTATCCACTATTGCACAGCAAGAAGTCGTAGTAGATACCGTACAAGCTACACAGAACAAATTTtctatacacatgatacaaggGATCGGAAATGTCATCGATTTGAATAGATTCAACTCATTCAAGAAACTTCTTCGAATTACCGCTTACTTGAGAAGATTTATTACAAACTGTGGAACACGAGCTATACAAACAGGTATGTTAAACACGATCGAAATACAAAACGCATCTATAACGTGGATACAATACACACAGAAAAAGCATTATTCAGAAATCATTCAAGATTTGCAAACAGGAGAGCGGAAAAAACACAACCTTGTCAAACAACTCAAATTATACATAGCTAAAGACAAATAA